One genomic region from Capra hircus breed San Clemente chromosome 18, ASM170441v1, whole genome shotgun sequence encodes:
- the LOC102180342 gene encoding zinc finger protein 501 isoform X2 has protein sequence MLENFALVTSLGCWYGMEEAVAFSVESVPVEQTSRGKTVVPYPSIEKTQPCEGCVRARRDGLQLPEHQGLHLEQNSQPCEEYEKQPRFSPGLHPEPSNEKPSRRDTDKARVRSYRFHVSAKPFTCEEVGKDFLAMLNLLQHQATLKGTKPQSSFQCAEPFFDGKSQYKCSEYEKLFSCEYTLFQDQQILTRKNYQDCDDCEKPFNQSSLLINCQRPDNTGARPYECSECGKSFSQSYRLIQHHRSHTAARPYKCNECGKAFSYKLRLVQHLQIHSKVRPYECGECGKSFSYSSTLIKHQRVHTGARPYKCGECGNSFSQSSNLIQHQKIHSGARPYKCTECGKSFSYKCKLVQHLRIHTGERPYECGECGKSFSHSSTLNQHQRIHTGARPYKCEECEKSFSQKSNLIQHRRVHTGEKPYECGECGKSFSQSSHIIQHRKLHTR, from the exons atgctggagaactttGCGCTCGTGACCTCACTGG GTTGTTGGTATGGAATGGAGGAGGCAGtggcattttctgtggagagtgttCCCGTAGAACAAACATCACGGGGCAAGACTGTAGTTCCATACCCATCCATTGAGAAGACACAGCCCTGTGAGGGGTGTGTCAGGGCCAGGAGAGACGGTCTACAGCTGCCTGAGCACCAAGGCCTGCATCTTGAGCAAAACTCACAGCCCTGTGAGGAGTATGAGAAGCAACCAAGGTTTAGCCCTGGCCTCCACCCAGAGCCCAGCAACGAGAAGCCATCCAGAAGGGACACAGACAAGGCACGTGTGAGAAGTTACAGATTTCACGTATCAGCAAAGCCCTTCACTTGTGAGGAAGTGGGCAAGGATTTCCTGGCTATGCTGaacctcctccagcatcaggccaCACTCAAAGGGACAAAGCCACAGAGCAGCTTTCAGTGTGCAGAGCCCTTTTTTGATGGAAAAAGTCAGTACAAGTGCAGTGAGTATGAGAAACTGTTTAGCTGTGAATACACACTTTTTCAGGATCAGCAGATTCTCACTAGAAAAAACTACCAGGACTGTGATGACTGTGAGAAACCTTTTAACCAAAGTTCCCTCCTTATCAATTGCCAGAGACCTGATAACACAGGAGCAAGGCCTTACGAGTGCAGCGAATGTGGGAAGTCCTTCAGCCAAAGCTACAGACTCATTCAGCACCACAGAAGTCACACTGCAGCACGGCCTTATAAGTGcaatgaatgtgggaaagcctttagcTACAAATTAAGACTTGTGCAGCACCTACAGATTCACAGTAAAGTGAGGCCTTATGAGTGTGGCGAGTGTGGGAAATCCTTCAGCTACAGCTCTACTCTCATTAAACACCAGAGAGTTCACACTGGAGCCAGGCCTTATAAGTGTGGTGAGTGCGGGAATTCGTTTAGCCAAAGCTCCAATCTTATTCAACACCAGAAGATCCACAGTGGGGCGAGGCCTTATAAATGCACTGaatgtggaaaatccttcagCTACAAATGCAAACTTGTGCAGCACCTGCGCATTCACACTGGAGAGAGGCCTTATGAGTGTGGGGAATGTGGGAAATCCTTTAGTCACAGCTCCACCCTCAATCAACAccagagaattcacactggagCCAGACCTTACAAGTGTGAAGAATGTGAGAAATCCTTCAGCCAAAAGTCCAATCTCATTCAGCACCGGAGAGTTCACACAGGAGAAAAGCCTTATGAATGTGGGGAATGTGGGAAATCCTTCAGTCAAAGCTCCCACATCATTCAACACAGAAAACTGCACACCAGATAA
- the LOC102180342 gene encoding zinc finger protein 501 isoform X1: protein MAAATLRDPHQGSVTFEDVVVYFSWEEWGLLDENQRCLYHDVMLENFALVTSLGCWYGMEEAVAFSVESVPVEQTSRGKTVVPYPSIEKTQPCEGCVRARRDGLQLPEHQGLHLEQNSQPCEEYEKQPRFSPGLHPEPSNEKPSRRDTDKARVRSYRFHVSAKPFTCEEVGKDFLAMLNLLQHQATLKGTKPQSSFQCAEPFFDGKSQYKCSEYEKLFSCEYTLFQDQQILTRKNYQDCDDCEKPFNQSSLLINCQRPDNTGARPYECSECGKSFSQSYRLIQHHRSHTAARPYKCNECGKAFSYKLRLVQHLQIHSKVRPYECGECGKSFSYSSTLIKHQRVHTGARPYKCGECGNSFSQSSNLIQHQKIHSGARPYKCTECGKSFSYKCKLVQHLRIHTGERPYECGECGKSFSHSSTLNQHQRIHTGARPYKCEECEKSFSQKSNLIQHRRVHTGEKPYECGECGKSFSQSSHIIQHRKLHTR from the exons ATGGCGGCGGCGACACTGAGGGACCCGCATCAG GGAAGTGTGACCTTTGAAGATGTGGTTGTGTACTTCTCCTGGGAGGAGTGGGGTCTCCTGGATGAGAATCAGAGATGCCTGTACCAcgatgtgatgctggagaactttGCGCTCGTGACCTCACTGG GTTGTTGGTATGGAATGGAGGAGGCAGtggcattttctgtggagagtgttCCCGTAGAACAAACATCACGGGGCAAGACTGTAGTTCCATACCCATCCATTGAGAAGACACAGCCCTGTGAGGGGTGTGTCAGGGCCAGGAGAGACGGTCTACAGCTGCCTGAGCACCAAGGCCTGCATCTTGAGCAAAACTCACAGCCCTGTGAGGAGTATGAGAAGCAACCAAGGTTTAGCCCTGGCCTCCACCCAGAGCCCAGCAACGAGAAGCCATCCAGAAGGGACACAGACAAGGCACGTGTGAGAAGTTACAGATTTCACGTATCAGCAAAGCCCTTCACTTGTGAGGAAGTGGGCAAGGATTTCCTGGCTATGCTGaacctcctccagcatcaggccaCACTCAAAGGGACAAAGCCACAGAGCAGCTTTCAGTGTGCAGAGCCCTTTTTTGATGGAAAAAGTCAGTACAAGTGCAGTGAGTATGAGAAACTGTTTAGCTGTGAATACACACTTTTTCAGGATCAGCAGATTCTCACTAGAAAAAACTACCAGGACTGTGATGACTGTGAGAAACCTTTTAACCAAAGTTCCCTCCTTATCAATTGCCAGAGACCTGATAACACAGGAGCAAGGCCTTACGAGTGCAGCGAATGTGGGAAGTCCTTCAGCCAAAGCTACAGACTCATTCAGCACCACAGAAGTCACACTGCAGCACGGCCTTATAAGTGcaatgaatgtgggaaagcctttagcTACAAATTAAGACTTGTGCAGCACCTACAGATTCACAGTAAAGTGAGGCCTTATGAGTGTGGCGAGTGTGGGAAATCCTTCAGCTACAGCTCTACTCTCATTAAACACCAGAGAGTTCACACTGGAGCCAGGCCTTATAAGTGTGGTGAGTGCGGGAATTCGTTTAGCCAAAGCTCCAATCTTATTCAACACCAGAAGATCCACAGTGGGGCGAGGCCTTATAAATGCACTGaatgtggaaaatccttcagCTACAAATGCAAACTTGTGCAGCACCTGCGCATTCACACTGGAGAGAGGCCTTATGAGTGTGGGGAATGTGGGAAATCCTTTAGTCACAGCTCCACCCTCAATCAACAccagagaattcacactggagCCAGACCTTACAAGTGTGAAGAATGTGAGAAATCCTTCAGCCAAAAGTCCAATCTCATTCAGCACCGGAGAGTTCACACAGGAGAAAAGCCTTATGAATGTGGGGAATGTGGGAAATCCTTCAGTCAAAGCTCCCACATCATTCAACACAGAAAACTGCACACCAGATAA